acaaaataaactatgCGTACAAAGAGATACTGTAGAAAccagtaaaaacacaacaagtAGGATAATTCTggaaaataactaaataaattctGCTGACTAATTTTCACAATCAAAAAACTTGCCGATCTAAATCTTTTCTCATATGGAAGACCATATCTGGTATCGTATcattaacagtttttatttatttattttttaccttgaaACAGTTTTTGAACTTCTTGGACACAAAGAAGAGGATGATGGGATTGATGCAGGAGTTGATGGTGGCCATGTTGATGCTGAAGTAATCGAGAACCAGCAGGAAGCTGAAAAAACAGACGGTTAACAGACGTCATCAGAGCATTGTTGTCGTTAGAAACATGCGTGTCGGTGAACGTACTTGAGGAGTTCGCAGCGGCCGGCGTCGTGCGACTTGTAGACGGTTCTCTTCAGCAGTCGGCTCAGGTGGAGAGGGAACCAGCACAATGCGAAGATCAGAACCAGGCAGAAGACGCATTTGGCCACCTCCCTACGCTGCAGACAGAGGGACGCCAACCAAGTTTTCACTCGAAGCAGAGTTTCCCACGGAAAGGTGCTTCTCTCATGCCAGTGAGTACCTGCTTCAGGTGTTCGCTCAGAGAGATCCTCAGGCTGCCTTTCTGGTGTCGCAGCATCTCGCAAGTCATCAGGCCGTAAAAAACCGCTGAGCAGGTCAGAGGGACGCAGAAGTAGAAGCCAAACAACCACCAGTCCTTCGCATCGCGGTAGAACTGAAATAAAACACGCAGAAGAAAGGAAAACACTCAGACGTTTCTTGCGATACGCAGATGATGTGGAACTCCAGAGCTGTGATTCTATCAGAGAATCTGTAAGACGTGCGGTAACATTAAGGACTGCGAGGTAACGGTCGCACGCAATATTAGCGACGCATCAGAATAATTATTTCAATAACTTAAACCAATGAAGGCACATTTCTCTTTGGTTTTGTCAGTCATGTAAAGCTCACCTAgcactgctacatgctaagctaactaaaacATGTGTGACCGGTCACTACGTGCTAAGTTATCCCACACACAtcggactggtcgctacatgctaagctatccAAAATATTTGGGAATGGTGCCTacctgctaagctaacctaaacatgtgggactggttgctacctgctaagctaacctaaacttgtgggactggttgctacctgctaagctaacctaaacacgTGGGACtcgttgctacatgctaagccaACACAAATATTTGGAATTGGTCACTATATGCTAAGCGAACCTAAACATTTGGGACTGGATgttatgtgctaagctaacccaaacatgtgggactggtcgctacatgctaagctaacccaaacctGTTTGACTgcttgctacatgctaagctaaccaaatgtGTTATGATAACAAAAAGATAAAGCCTTATTCAAAATTATAATGTtgggtaaatgtttttttttttttttttttttttttcaagaattagtCTCAACAATAAGAGTTTTGAaggtaaaattgttgtttttttattcggTTTTTAGTCAGAAATTTAAGACCGTTTGTTGGACTTTGTTTCTTGTTGGTGTTTTCACTGGGTGGACGGTTCAGTCAGAGACAAACATCAAACACAGACTCACGGTCATGAATGGAGTCCTGGGCTGGAGCATGCACGTCGTCATGGTAACATTCTTGTAATCAAAGCGAACCATGTCGAAGCCCACGGCCTCGGGCACGGCCAGCAGCAGCGACAGCAGCCAGATGGTCACGATCTCCACTGCTGTTGCCATGGGAACGCCATTACCCCGAACCCGGGACCAGGACGCCACCGCACGGTACCTGAGGatcaggtcagaggtcagaggtcatacTGGGAACATGATGAGGAGATAAGCTGATCAGTGCTACCATTGGTCAATGGAAAGACCCAAatacattgtgtatttgttttccaatttgtgtgtttttgttgtcgtgagtttcaggagtaattttgtgtattgtttgaaaatgttgtgtatttttctgtctatttgtgtgttttggagtcatttctgtttgatttgtgtttgcagtcattatttgtttatttatggagttttttgtgtatttttctgtcaatttatGGCataatttggtgtgtttttgtatatttttatgtaattttgtattttttttgtcaatttgtgtgttttttggattcctttttgtttattttgttgtttcgcatgtttggagtcatttgtagaattatttttatgtatttttctgtcaatttgtgtttttggagtcattttgtgtttttgttgttattttgcttgtttggagtcattttgtgtgtttttgtattacgtaagtttgtgtgtttttgtattatgtaattttctgtatttttttgttgatttgtgtacttttggagtcatttctgtatttgttttgggggatGCACAAAACTTaaccgagggctgcatgtggcccacCCTGACTCTGTTATTGTTGCGTAAAGGGAATCTTTAGTGGAGGTCCTAAAGCGGAGCCCTGAGGAACTCCCGCTGTACAATCTGTAGGACAGTGATTGAGTATTTTGCTCACCGGTCCACGCTGAGAGCGCACAGGTTGAGAACTGTGATGCCCACCGACGCTTTCTGCAGGAAGGGGAAGAGTTTACACAGGAAGAGGCCGAAGGCGGAGTCAGCGAAGGGCCAGCGCATGGCCAGGAgctatacacacacaccacacagcCCACAAAGAGATGTGAGTgaattgtgtattttagtcGTGTTATCAGTTCAAAACTCAACGACCCTATGGAGACAGTAGATGGt
This window of the Gouania willdenowi chromosome 18, fGouWil2.1, whole genome shotgun sequence genome carries:
- the LOC114480772 gene encoding endothelin receptor type B-like — its product is MSRIVTVLMIFWCLFGPSCCQSNATSDLTTVDSLEMPRTKRPLVRNPSHRISSFDTDALQETVNQVGSSAELGKGKVKDVTQPKHNHQQKLLSGSNSSFQTGSASPPSCIHNTSIKTLFKYINTIMSCVIFAVGMIGNGTLLRIIYQNKSMRNGPNALIASLALGDLIYIAIDRPINVYKLLAMRWPFADSAFGLFLCKLFPFLQKASVGITVLNLCALSVDRYRAVASWSRVRGNGVPMATAVEIVTIWLLSLLLAVPEAVGFDMVRFDYKNVTMTTCMLQPRTPFMTFYRDAKDWWLFGFYFCVPLTCSAVFYGLMTCEMLRHQKGSLRISLSEHLKQRREVAKCVFCLVLIFALCWFPLHLSRLLKRTVYKSHDAGRCELLNFLLVLDYFSINMATINSCINPIILFFVSKKFKNCFKSCLCCWCPPRLLSNSRQYKNTYH